One Schistocerca nitens isolate TAMUIC-IGC-003100 chromosome 1, iqSchNite1.1, whole genome shotgun sequence DNA segment encodes these proteins:
- the LOC126224912 gene encoding axoneme-associated protein mst101(2)-like translates to MKLKPISKDMGANKKRERKKEKEKEEKEKEEKEKEEKEKEEKEKEEKEKEEKEKEEKEKEEKEKEEKEKEEKEKEEKEKEEKEKEEKEKEEKEKEEKEKEEKEKEEKEKEEKEKEEKEKEEKEKEEKEKEEKEKEEKEKEEKEKEEKEKEEKEKEEKEKEEKEKEEKEKEEKEKEEKEKEEKEKEEKEKEEKEKEEKEKEEKEKEEKEKEEKEKEEKEKEKEEKEKEEKEKEEKEKEKEEKEKEEKEKEEKEKEEKEKEEKEKEEKEKEEKEKEEKEKEEKEKEEKEKEEKEKEEKEKEEKEKEEKEKEEKEKEEKEKEEKEKEEKEKRRERKKKEKKKERKKKKRKKEKRKKERKKKEKKKERKKKKERKRKRKKERKRKRKKERKRKRKKERKRKRKKERKRKRKKERKRKRKKEREKKKERKKEKERKKERKKERKRKKEKERKRKKEKERKRKKEKERKKKKERERKKKKERKRKKEKERKKKKERKRKKEKERKKKKERKRKKEKERKKKKEKERKKKKEKERKKKKERKRKKEKERKKKKERKRKKEKELAHQLVSHVPHAAQSQTVDSPSTVRRA, encoded by the exons ATGAAATTG aagcctatatcgaaagacatgggtgccaat aaaaaaagagaaagaaaaaaagagaaagaaaaagaagagaaagaaaaagaagagaaagaaaaagaagagaaagaaaaagaagagaaagaaaaagaagagaaagaaaaagaagagaaagaaaaagaagagaaagaaaaagaagagaaagaaaaagaagagaaagaaaaagaagagaaagaaaaagaagagaaagaaaaagaagagaaagaaaaagaagagaaagaaaaagaagagaaagaaaaagaagagaaagaaaaagaagagaaagaaaaagaagagaaagaaaaagaagagaaagaaaaagaagagaaagaaaaagaagagaaagaaaaagaagagaaagaaaaagaagagaaagaaaaagaagagaaagaaaaagaagagaaagaaaaagaagagaaagaaaaagaagagaaagaaaaagaagagaaagaaaaagaagagaaagaaaaagaagagaaagaaaaagaagagaaagaaaaagaagagaaagaaaaagaagagaaagaaaaagaagagaaagaaaaagaagagaaagaaaaagaagagaaagaaaaagaagagaaagaaaaagaagagaaagaaaaagaagagaaagaaaaagaagaaaaagaaaaagaaaaagaagagaaagaaaaagaagagaaagaaaaagaagaaaaagagaaagaaaaagaagagaaagaaaaagaagagaaagaaaaagaagagaaagaaaaagaagagaaagaaaaagaagagaaagaaaaagaagagaaagaaaaagaagagaaagaaaaagaagagaaagaaaaagaagagaaagaaaaagaagagaaagaaaaagaagagaaagaaaaagaagagaaagaaaaagaagagaaagaaaaagaagagaaagaaaaagaagagaaagaaaaagaagagaaagaaaaagaagagaaagaaaaagaagagaaagaaaaaagaagagaaagaaagaaaaaagaaaaaaagaaagaaagaaaaaagaaaaaaagaaagaaagaaaaaagaaaaaaagaaagaaagaaaaaagaaaaaaagaaagaaagaaaaaagaaaaaagaaagaaagagaaaaagaaaaaaagaaagaaagagaaaaagaaaaaaagaaagaaagagaaaaagaaaaaaagaaagaaagagaaaaagaaaaaaagaaagaaagagaaaaagaaaaaaagaaagaaagagaaaaagaaaaaaagaaagagagaaaaagaaagaaagaaagaaagaaaaagaaagaaagaaagaaagaaaaaaagaaagaaaaagaaagaaagaaaaagaaagaaaaagaaagaaagaaaaagaaagaaaaagaaagaaagaaaaagaaagaaagaaaaagaaagaaagagaaagaaagaaaaagaaagaaagaaaaagaaagaaagaaaaagaaagaaagaaaaagaaagaaagaaaaagaaagaaagaaaaagaaagaaagaaaaagaaagaaagaaaaagaaagaaagaaaaagaaagaaagaaaaagaaagaaaaagaaagaaagaaaaagaaagaaaaagaaagaaagaaaaagaaagaaagaaaaagaaagaaagaaaaagaaagaaagaaaaagaaagaaagaaaaagaaagaaagaaaaagaactg